One part of the Epinephelus fuscoguttatus linkage group LG12, E.fuscoguttatus.final_Chr_v1 genome encodes these proteins:
- the LOC125897842 gene encoding olfactory receptor 52D1-like, whose product MNTTVLTFTMTAFAAMENYKHGLFAVFLLLYCITIILNSLLITVVHQNKELHQPMNVFICMLSINEMYGSTALLPAVMAVLISETHEISVKWCKAQIYFLHTYASAEFFILAVMGYDRYAAICYPLRYHSIMSNSKTGKLVALAGIYPLVVFGCFYTLTLQLSFCGKVIPKLYCVNMELVKNSCSNASHISIVGLVLILFLVVPQLAMIVFSYAQISRECRKLSRASQSNALKTCIPHLLSLLNYTIGSLFEIIQTRFKMSHVSIEARILLSLYFVVIPPIVNPVMYGLGTQIVRVHILKLFVKYKILPTNLLKIMTAA is encoded by the coding sequence ATGAACACAACAGTGCTAACATTCACAATGACTGCATTCGCTGCCATGGAAAACTACAAACATGGGCTGTTTGCTGTATTCCTTCTGCTGTATTGCATTACTATCATTTTGAATTCACTGCTCATTACTGTCGTACACCAAAACAAAGAGTTGCATCAACCTATGAATGTGTTCATCTGCATGTTATCCATCAATGAAATGTATGGCAGCACTGCACTGCTTCCTGCAGTTATGGCTGTGCTCATATCTGAGACTCATGAGATATCTGTGAAGTGGTGTAAGGCTCAAATCTATTTCCTTCACACATATGCCAGTGCtgagttttttattttagctgtTATGGGATACGACAGATATGCTGCCATCTGCTACCCACTACGTTACCACAGCATCATGTCTAATTCAAAGACAGGCAAGCTTGTTGCATTAGCAGGTATATACCCACTCGTTGTGTTTGGATGTTTTTACACACTAACCTTACAGCTGAGCTTCTGCGGGAAAGTCATACCGAAATTATACTGTGTGAACATGGAACTGGTCAAAAATTCATGTTCAAATGCATCGCACATAAGTATTGTGGGACTTGTGTTAATTCTGTTTTTGGTTGTGCCTCAGTTAGCGATGATTGTTTTCTCTTATGCACAGATTTCAAGAGAGTGTAGGAAATTATCAAGAGCATCCCAAAGCAACGCTCTGAAAACATGTATCCCACATTTATTATCTTTGCTGAACTACACTATCGGTTCCCTTTTTGAAATTATCCAAACTAGATTTAAGATGAGTCATGTTTCTATTGAGGCACGGATCCTCCTGTCTTTATACTTTGTTGTCATTCCACCTATTGTCAACCCAGTGATGTATGGACTCGGTACACAAATAGTTAGGGTTCATATACTGAAACTGTTTGTTAAGTACAAGATCCTGCCAACAAATTTACTAAAAATAATGACTGCAGCTTAA